The Streptococcus pantholopis genome has a segment encoding these proteins:
- a CDS encoding MarR family winged helix-turn-helix transcriptional regulator has product MPAHSKAQQYARLRDEQFSLFENYARKHGMNSKSLLVFMWIYHNQDGLSQETIARKTFSSKQVVQAIIKNYIKKGWLFLEPSKADRRRKLVRLTEKGLKAAAQLLDPLADYEERAMAGLSDQEQAVLLKATRIFSKHLNDLLEAHQVVKDD; this is encoded by the coding sequence ATGCCGGCTCACTCTAAGGCACAGCAGTATGCCCGTTTGCGAGATGAACAGTTTTCACTTTTTGAAAATTATGCCCGCAAGCACGGAATGAACAGCAAAAGTCTCTTGGTTTTTATGTGGATTTACCATAATCAGGACGGCTTAAGTCAGGAAACGATTGCCAGAAAAACCTTTTCCAGCAAACAGGTTGTTCAGGCAATTATTAAAAATTATATTAAAAAAGGCTGGCTTTTTTTGGAGCCCAGCAAAGCAGATAGGCGCAGGAAATTGGTCAGGCTGACAGAAAAGGGTTTAAAGGCTGCAGCGCAACTTCTGGATCCTTTGGCTGACTACGAAGAAAGGGCCATGGCCGGCTTATCTGATCAGGAGCAGGCTGTTTTATTGAAAGCAACTCGGATTTTTTCCAAACATTTAAATGATTTGCTTGAAGCGCATCAGGTGGTTAAAGATGATTAA
- a CDS encoding ABC transporter permease has product MIKEIQDYFSQNSSTYLTYVWEHLSLSLFSLLLVVLIAVPLGYLGYRNAAMKQFATALTQGLRVIPSLGVLFILIPFIGVGRLPALIALVILGIPPVLLNTIVGFSEVPAILLETGIGLGMTERQLLRKVSFPLALPHILNGIKLALVEIIASATLATYIGAGGLGTLIFTGLGLYRFDLLIIGGGSVALLSFISMLVFDLSIKGVEHYEK; this is encoded by the coding sequence ATGATTAAAGAGATTCAGGATTATTTTAGTCAAAATAGCAGCACATACCTCACTTATGTATGGGAACATTTAAGTTTAAGCCTATTTTCCCTGCTGCTGGTCGTTCTGATAGCAGTTCCGCTTGGTTACTTAGGCTATCGCAATGCAGCGATGAAACAGTTTGCGACTGCTTTAACACAGGGCCTGCGCGTGATTCCTAGTTTGGGTGTTCTGTTTATTTTGATTCCTTTTATTGGTGTCGGAAGGCTCCCTGCTTTAATTGCTTTGGTTATATTAGGCATTCCTCCTGTTTTGCTTAATACGATTGTCGGTTTTTCAGAAGTCCCCGCTATCCTCTTGGAGACTGGGATAGGTCTTGGGATGACAGAGCGTCAGCTCTTGAGAAAGGTGAGCTTCCCTTTGGCGCTTCCTCATATTTTAAACGGCATTAAACTGGCTTTGGTCGAGATTATTGCCAGTGCTACCTTAGCAACCTATATCGGAGCAGGAGGCCTTGGGACACTCATCTTCACCGGCCTTGGTCTGTACCGTTTTGATCTTTTGATTATTGGCGGCGGATCAGTCGCCTTGCTGTCTTTTATCAGTATGCTTGTTTTTGATTTATCTATTAAAGGAGTAGAACACTATGAAAAATAG
- a CDS encoding glycine betaine ABC transporter substrate-binding protein, which yields MKNRKLILGLVLAGIVLAGGIFFFAAGRNRSDSEGTIRVGSKDFTENLLVSEIYALALEDAGYDVERVANISSSLIHDSLVNDEIDLYPEYTGTGLLTILSEEMQTDPQKVYDTVKKEYADQFNLTWLDYAQANDSQGLVIRTAVAKELGIATISDLQKHAPELRFASQGEFDQRDDGLPGLKKTYGDFNWKSSNVYDNSLKYSILESDEADVTPAYTTEGQLVNTDQFTLLEDDKQFWPPYNLAPVVRDNILEENSDIETILNKISASLDTETVTELNAQVDVEGKEYTDVAKEYYDSLK from the coding sequence ATGAAAAATAGGAAACTTATTTTAGGGCTTGTATTAGCAGGGATTGTCCTTGCTGGCGGGATTTTCTTCTTTGCAGCAGGCAGGAATCGGTCTGATTCGGAAGGGACGATACGTGTCGGTTCAAAAGATTTTACCGAAAACCTGCTTGTTTCGGAAATTTATGCTCTTGCTTTAGAAGATGCAGGCTATGACGTAGAAAGAGTGGCCAATATTTCCAGCTCTCTGATTCACGATTCTTTGGTTAATGATGAGATTGATTTATATCCTGAATACACCGGAACCGGTCTGCTTACTATTTTGAGCGAAGAGATGCAGACTGATCCGCAGAAAGTCTATGATACTGTAAAGAAAGAATATGCCGACCAGTTTAATCTAACTTGGCTGGATTATGCTCAGGCTAACGATAGCCAAGGTTTGGTTATCCGAACAGCAGTGGCTAAGGAACTGGGGATTGCAACGATTTCTGACCTGCAAAAACATGCTCCGGAGCTGCGTTTTGCCTCTCAAGGTGAATTCGATCAGCGTGATGACGGGCTTCCGGGGCTGAAAAAAACTTACGGAGACTTTAATTGGAAGTCATCAAATGTTTACGACAACAGCCTGAAATATTCCATTTTAGAAAGCGATGAAGCTGATGTTACTCCGGCTTACACAACTGAAGGCCAGTTAGTTAATACTGACCAGTTTACGCTTTTAGAAGATGATAAACAGTTCTGGCCGCCTTATAATTTGGCTCCTGTTGTCCGTGACAATATTCTTGAAGAAAATTCAGATATTGAAACTATATTAAATAAAATCTCTGCTTCTCTTGATACAGAAACAGTGACTGAGCTGAATGCTCAGGTTGATGTTGAAGGCAAAGAATACACAGATGTTGCAAAAGAATACTATGACAGTCTCAAGTAA